A segment of the Catenuloplanes nepalensis genome:
GTTTCGACGTGCACATCGCCCCCGGGACCCCGGCCGCCGGCCACCGGCAGGAGACCGAGGCCTACGCGCGGTTGAAGAAGGCGTTCGGCGCGGCCGGGCTGGGTGACACCAGGTTCACCACCAACGTGGGTACGACCCGGACGTTCGACCCGACCTCACCGTACGAGCAGCAGCGCGCACAGGCGCTGGCCTACCTCAAGTCGCGGGTCGACATCACCCGGATCCTGGGCGACGGCGACTCGATCATGTCAGGGCCGTTCCTCTACCCGTACGGCGTGTTCCCGTCCACCGACGCCGGCGAGCCGATCTGGAGCGACGCGCTGCAGGACTGGATGCGCCCGCGCTACCGGGACGCGCACGCGCTGTTCCGGGAGCTGGCCGAGTACGCCGGCGGCCAGGGCGTACAGCTCGCGCTGGAGCCGATCAAGAGCTGGGAGTCGCCGCCGCCGAACATGGTCTCGGAGGCGCTGGACTTCCTCGACGACGGCGAGATCTTCGGCGCCGGCGTCACGCTCGACACCGCGCAGGTGGTGATGGAGAGCCGGGGCCCGGCGGTCTTCCGGGACAACGTGGCCCGAGCGACACGGCAGAACCGGCTGCTGTACGTGCACATCTCCGCACCGGACCGGGGCGCGGTGCGCGACAGCTGGATCCCGTGGGAGCTGATGCTGAACGAGCTCGAACCGGTCTACCGCGGGCCGTACCTGGTCGAGGTGTTCAACGCGATCCCGCCGTTCGACAGCTCGATGCGGATGACGCGCCGGCGGTTCTGGCGGCCGGGCGAGGACGCCCCGGAGCCGGGCCGGGCCAGCGCCTACGACGTGGCGGCCGCGGGGCTGGAGGAGTTGCGCGAGCGGATCGCCGCTTCCGCGCTGTCCCGTTCCGTCCCGTCCCTGATGGCCGGCGTTCGGGGCTGACCCACATGCCGACTCAGGTATCGCCACCGCTGAGAATGGTCGCCCGGACGGCCGGCGACGTCCGCATCCACACGTTCGTCTCGTCGTTCACCGGCAACAACATCGCGAACGCGACGCACATCGTGGAGAGCCGGAACACTCTGGTACTCATCGACGGCCAGTTCCTGGTCCCGTACGCGAAGGCGTTCCGGGAGTACGCGGACAGCCTCGGAAAGCCGATCGACCGGCTGTATCTGTCGCACCGGCACCCGGACCACTGGTTCGGGCTCGGCGCCGCCTTCGACGACGTGCCCGTGCATGCGTTGTCCGAGACCGCGAGCTTCATCCAGGAGCACGGCGAGGACTCGCTGAGCGACCACTGGAAACTGGGCGACCTGGCACCGGAGCACATCGTGGTGCCCAAGGAGATCGCCGAGCCGGGCGCGACCGTCGTCGACGGCGTCACCTACCACCTCGGCAGGGTGACCGAGACGGAGGTGGACTTCCACCTCACGGTCTCACTCCCGGAGCTGGGCGTGTGCTTCGCCCAGGACCTGCTCTACAGCGGCACGCACCTCTACCTGACCAGGGACATGGCGCACTGGAGCACGGTCCTGGAGGAGCTGCTGACCTCCGACTACGACCTGTTCATGCCGGGGCACGGACTGCCGGCCGACAAGATCGAGGTCGCCCGGAACGTCGAGTACCTGGCCGCGGCCCGGCAGGCGATCGCGGACGGGCTGACCGGCGACGCCTTCAAGGACTTCCTGCTGCGGCGCTACCCCGAGCGCAGATGCCCGGGGATCTTCGACATCTATCTGCCGCGGTTGTTCGGCGACTCACGGGACTACTAGGGCGGCGATCATGCAACCGGAATACACGGTAGGGCGGTACCTGGTCGACCGGCTCCGGCAGCTGGGCCTGGGCCATCTGTTCTCCATCGCCGGTGACTACTCGATCGGCTGGGTGAACGGATACGTCGAGCCGAGCGACATCGAGGTCATCGAGGAGGTGAACGAGCTCAACGCGGGCTACGCGGCCGACGGGTACGCCCGCCTGAAGGGGATCGGCGCGCTCTGCGTCACCTACTCGGCCGGCGCGTTGTGCACGGTGAACGCGATCGCGGGCGCCTATGTGGAGAAGGTGCCGGTAGTGCTGATCAACGGCACGCCGAGCATCAAGAAGACGCTCACGTTCGAGCAGACCGGCGTCAGCTCGCACCATTTCATCACCGGCCGGGAAACGGACCTGCAGTCCTTCGAACACCTCACGGCAGCGGCGGTACGCGTCGACAACCCGGACCTCGCGCCGATGCTGATCGACTACGCGCTGGCCGCGTGCATCACGGACCGGCGGCCGGTCTACA
Coding sequences within it:
- a CDS encoding sugar phosphate isomerase/epimerase family protein, with amino-acid sequence MSDTFSRKIYFSFFMFTADLRPDDTAYTRTLVDHLKALTDMGYDGFDVHIAPGTPAAGHRQETEAYARLKKAFGAAGLGDTRFTTNVGTTRTFDPTSPYEQQRAQALAYLKSRVDITRILGDGDSIMSGPFLYPYGVFPSTDAGEPIWSDALQDWMRPRYRDAHALFRELAEYAGGQGVQLALEPIKSWESPPPNMVSEALDFLDDGEIFGAGVTLDTAQVVMESRGPAVFRDNVARATRQNRLLYVHISAPDRGAVRDSWIPWELMLNELEPVYRGPYLVEVFNAIPPFDSSMRMTRRRFWRPGEDAPEPGRASAYDVAAAGLEELRERIAASALSRSVPSLMAGVRG
- a CDS encoding MBL fold metallo-hydrolase; this translates as MPTQVSPPLRMVARTAGDVRIHTFVSSFTGNNIANATHIVESRNTLVLIDGQFLVPYAKAFREYADSLGKPIDRLYLSHRHPDHWFGLGAAFDDVPVHALSETASFIQEHGEDSLSDHWKLGDLAPEHIVVPKEIAEPGATVVDGVTYHLGRVTETEVDFHLTVSLPELGVCFAQDLLYSGTHLYLTRDMAHWSTVLEELLTSDYDLFMPGHGLPADKIEVARNVEYLAAARQAIADGLTGDAFKDFLLRRYPERRCPGIFDIYLPRLFGDSRDY